In Wolinella succinogenes DSM 1740, a single genomic region encodes these proteins:
- a CDS encoding chemotaxis protein — protein sequence MELVDFRIFKLEEGIVHEGVYGINVAKVNEIIRLPKLTELPGVPDYVEGIFDLRGVVIPIINLSKWMGIEVPKNKKIKPRVIIAEFNNILIGFVVHEAKRIRRISWKDIEPAHFSSNYGNMDRNKITGITRIENDQVLLVLDLESIVQELGFYQPEVSSDKKQKRFGGIALVLDDSSIARKIVRETLERMGFKVVEAIDGEAGLQKLESLYENYGDKLQEELKIIVSDVEMPQMDGFHFASKVKEDKRFAKIPIIFSSSISDKFSTLRGKEAGGEAYLVKFDANVFYEEIERVLKKRSEA from the coding sequence ATGGAGTTGGTGGATTTTCGAATTTTCAAACTCGAAGAGGGCATTGTCCATGAAGGAGTTTATGGAATCAATGTCGCCAAGGTTAATGAGATCATCCGCCTCCCTAAGCTGACCGAGCTTCCAGGGGTTCCTGATTATGTGGAGGGGATTTTTGATCTCCGGGGGGTGGTTATCCCTATCATCAATCTCTCCAAATGGATGGGAATTGAAGTCCCCAAGAATAAAAAAATCAAACCTCGCGTCATTATCGCGGAGTTCAACAATATCCTCATCGGGTTTGTGGTGCATGAGGCCAAGCGTATCCGAAGGATTAGCTGGAAAGATATTGAGCCTGCCCACTTTAGCTCCAATTATGGCAACATGGATCGAAATAAAATCACAGGAATCACGCGCATTGAGAACGATCAAGTCTTGCTTGTGCTTGACCTTGAGAGTATCGTGCAGGAGCTTGGATTCTATCAACCCGAGGTGAGTAGCGATAAGAAGCAGAAGCGTTTTGGAGGGATAGCCCTCGTGCTTGATGATAGCTCTATCGCTCGCAAAATCGTCCGTGAGACGCTTGAGCGCATGGGCTTTAAAGTGGTTGAGGCGATCGATGGAGAGGCAGGGCTTCAAAAGCTCGAGTCTCTTTATGAGAATTATGGTGATAAACTCCAAGAGGAGCTTAAAATCATTGTCTCAGATGTAGAGATGCCGCAGATGGATGGTTTCCATTTTGCCTCCAAGGTCAAAGAAGATAAGCGATTTGCTAAAATTCCTATCATCTTTAGCTCCTCTATCAGCGATAAATTCAGCACCCTTAGAGGCAAAGAAGCGGGCGGTGAGGCGTATTTGGTCAAGTTTGATGCCAACGTCTTTTATGAAGAGATTGAGCGCGTCTTAAAAAAACGCAGCGAAGCGTAA
- a CDS encoding EscU/YscU/HrcU family type III secretion system export apparatus switch protein, whose product MPPLPKAAALAYDSQKQRAPKLLAKGKGIIAERIIERARELEIPLFQNELLVNSLLESPLDQEIPPALYKAVVEVFVWLCKSEQKAQLS is encoded by the coding sequence ATGCCTCCCCTACCCAAAGCCGCCGCCCTTGCTTATGACTCACAAAAACAGCGCGCACCCAAGCTTCTAGCCAAAGGAAAGGGAATTATCGCTGAGAGAATTATTGAACGAGCCAGAGAGCTTGAGATTCCCCTTTTTCAAAATGAGCTTCTCGTCAACTCTCTTTTAGAGTCGCCGCTAGATCAAGAGATCCCCCCTGCTCTATACAAGGCAGTGGTGGAGGTCTTTGTTTGGCTCTGCAAAAGTGAGCAAAAAGCCCAGCTCTCCTAA
- a CDS encoding 50S ribosomal protein L25/general stress protein Ctc — protein sequence MLEGIIRESISKSAVKALRNDGYLIANIYGKGQENTHCAFKKNDFIRAVKSKTNIIFPVKVGGKEINVVVQEYQKDPITSDLLHVDLMLVQPGVETKFLVPVKTAGSAKGLKNKGVLILSKKRVKVKCSPENLPASYELDVSDLDVGDAILVRDLPELPNVKVIEKESVAIVGVIKAK from the coding sequence ATGTTAGAGGGAATAATTAGAGAGAGTATTTCCAAGTCTGCAGTGAAGGCTTTGAGAAACGATGGTTATCTAATTGCCAACATTTACGGCAAAGGTCAAGAGAACACCCATTGTGCCTTCAAAAAAAATGATTTTATTCGAGCCGTAAAGAGCAAAACAAATATCATTTTCCCCGTGAAAGTCGGTGGCAAAGAGATTAATGTGGTGGTTCAGGAGTATCAAAAAGACCCCATCACGAGTGACCTTTTGCACGTTGATTTGATGTTGGTTCAGCCTGGTGTTGAGACCAAGTTCCTTGTGCCTGTTAAGACAGCAGGAAGCGCTAAAGGACTTAAGAACAAAGGCGTTCTCATCCTCTCTAAAAAGCGCGTGAAAGTGAAGTGCTCTCCTGAGAATCTTCCTGCAAGCTATGAGCTTGACGTGAGCGATTTGGATGTGGGCGATGCGATTTTGGTGCGAGATCTACCTGAGCTTCCTAATGTCAAGGTGATTGAAAAAGAGAGCGTGGCCATCGTAGGCGTCATCAAAGCGAAGTAA
- a CDS encoding transaldolase, translated as MKLEEIGFSLWCDFIERDFLEKGFLELIEQGIIKGATSNPAIFQNSFTTSSAYKDSIGALKGQPSKKIYEALAIQDIARAAELLAPLHAQNPEDGWVSIEVDPLLCDDAKGSIEEGERLYQAIGHSNVMIKIPATQAGYEVMEALMAKGISVNATLIFSLEQAKACLDAFTRGYAKSDKAPYAVISIFVSRLDRKADAKLKAAGMSEGELGIKNAQRIYRHIQKAQLKGVRALFASTGVKGGVLPPSHYVDRLLHAHSVNTAPLETIKAFVKEGNPTPQPIPSLEEEERFWAEVQRAGVEMEALCDELLSEGLTLFKESFTSLLASLK; from the coding sequence ATGAAACTAGAAGAGATCGGCTTTTCGCTCTGGTGTGACTTCATCGAGCGAGACTTTTTGGAGAAGGGATTTTTGGAGCTCATTGAGCAGGGAATCATCAAAGGGGCCACAAGCAATCCAGCGATTTTTCAAAACTCCTTCACCACCTCAAGTGCCTATAAAGATTCTATTGGGGCACTCAAAGGGCAGCCCTCCAAAAAGATCTATGAGGCACTTGCCATTCAAGACATCGCTAGAGCGGCCGAGCTTTTGGCTCCCCTGCATGCTCAAAACCCCGAAGATGGTTGGGTGAGTATTGAAGTGGATCCTCTTTTGTGTGATGATGCCAAGGGCTCTATTGAAGAGGGGGAGCGACTCTATCAGGCGATAGGGCATTCTAATGTGATGATCAAGATTCCTGCGACTCAAGCGGGCTATGAGGTGATGGAGGCATTGATGGCCAAAGGAATCTCTGTCAATGCGACACTCATCTTCTCTTTGGAGCAAGCCAAAGCGTGTCTTGATGCGTTTACCCGAGGCTACGCCAAGAGCGATAAGGCGCCCTATGCCGTGATTAGCATCTTTGTCTCTCGATTGGATCGTAAGGCGGATGCGAAACTCAAAGCCGCAGGCATGAGTGAGGGGGAGCTGGGAATCAAAAACGCGCAGAGAATCTATCGCCACATCCAAAAGGCTCAACTCAAGGGAGTTCGCGCCTTGTTTGCTAGCACGGGCGTGAAAGGGGGAGTGCTCCCTCCTAGTCACTATGTGGATCGACTTCTTCATGCTCACAGTGTCAACACCGCTCCGTTAGAGACCATCAAAGCCTTTGTCAAGGAGGGCAATCCCACGCCCCAGCCGATCCCCTCTCTAGAAGAAGAGGAGCGCTTTTGGGCAGAGGTCCAAAGGGCGGGCGTGGAGATGGAGGCGCTTTGTGATGAGCTTCTCTCCGAGGGGTTGACGCTCTTTAAAGAATCGTTCACCTCGCTTTTGGCTTCTTTGAAATAG
- a CDS encoding chemotaxis protein CheW, producing the protein MQEVFKQQQQSKEPSVEAESVVQLVGFIVGAEEFAVPILSIQEIIKPLEYTRVPGTPNYVLGVFNLRGNVIPLINLRLKFSLPAEKQSEDTRYIVIKHNDEVAGFVIDRLTEAVRIKESSIDPTPETISEDDNIIYGIGKKEDRLITILKTEGLLKRTF; encoded by the coding sequence ATGCAAGAGGTTTTTAAACAGCAGCAGCAGAGCAAAGAGCCCTCCGTTGAAGCAGAGAGTGTCGTCCAGCTTGTGGGATTTATCGTAGGTGCAGAGGAGTTTGCGGTTCCCATTTTGAGCATTCAGGAGATCATTAAGCCTTTGGAGTACACGAGAGTTCCAGGCACACCAAACTATGTGCTAGGAGTATTCAACCTTAGAGGCAATGTGATTCCTCTTATCAATCTTCGCCTGAAATTCAGCCTGCCCGCAGAGAAGCAGAGTGAGGACACTCGCTATATTGTCATTAAACACAATGATGAGGTGGCGGGATTTGTGATTGATCGACTCACCGAGGCGGTGCGCATCAAAGAATCGAGTATCGACCCCACGCCTGAGACCATTAGCGAGGATGATAACATCATCTATGGAATCGGCAAAAAAGAGGATCGCCTCATTACGATTCTCAAAACCGAGGGGCTTTTAAAGAGGACATTCTAG
- a CDS encoding UDP-2,3-diacylglucosamine diphosphatase, whose amino-acid sequence MSEKVWGEITTGSIFIADSHESDHFGYLERLWGFLEAQSSEAPIFLMGDVFDLLFGGVEASFAPHAELLRRISSLAQRRPLYWLEGNHDFNLSPFLEGITVIGRESQPALFRLGGERALLAHGDWKIGWGYEIYTKLIRNPWILKILNQMDQKRGGKIFEWVKARVSAKTLRVGPPCKALSRQRLPLYQGKNAKWIFEGHFHSCGWVKEQETSYVALPSLACNESYFVVELNVNVVSIKESTLKES is encoded by the coding sequence ATGAGTGAGAAGGTTTGGGGGGAGATTACCACGGGATCGATCTTTATTGCCGATTCTCATGAGAGCGACCACTTTGGTTATTTAGAGCGACTCTGGGGATTCTTAGAGGCTCAATCTTCTGAGGCTCCTATCTTTTTGATGGGGGATGTTTTTGACCTCCTCTTTGGAGGGGTAGAGGCGAGCTTTGCTCCCCATGCAGAGCTGTTGAGACGAATCTCTTCCTTGGCGCAAAGGCGACCCCTTTATTGGCTGGAGGGGAATCATGACTTCAACCTTTCTCCTTTCTTGGAGGGAATCACCGTGATTGGGAGAGAATCTCAACCCGCGCTTTTTAGGCTAGGCGGCGAGAGGGCCCTCTTGGCTCATGGGGATTGGAAGATAGGGTGGGGGTATGAAATTTATACAAAACTTATAAGAAATCCATGGATTCTTAAAATATTAAATCAGATGGATCAAAAAAGGGGTGGGAAGATTTTTGAGTGGGTTAAGGCGCGAGTTTCAGCCAAAACCTTGCGTGTAGGTCCCCCTTGTAAGGCACTCTCGCGTCAGCGCCTCCCTCTTTACCAAGGCAAAAACGCCAAGTGGATTTTTGAGGGGCATTTTCACTCTTGCGGATGGGTTAAAGAGCAGGAGACGAGCTATGTAGCGCTCCCTTCGCTCGCTTGCAATGAAAGTTATTTTGTAGTAGAATTGAACGTTAATGTAGTTTCCATCAAAGAGTCCACTCTCAAGGAGTCCTGA
- a CDS encoding riboflavin synthase translates to MFTGLIRELAEVGSLHDSSLKIRANHTPKIGDSIAINGACLTVVSLFDGGFEVELSEETRRKVATQNYHGRVHMEPAMRLQDRLEGHIVQGHIDGIGTLTKIQKHPMGSDFFIEAPSEVLRYIIPKGSVAIDGVSLTVNEVLSDSFRLTLIPHTLTSTLFGDYSIGRKVNIETDILVRSIAHLLGRRDSLSWAEVDSILMSY, encoded by the coding sequence TTGTTCACTGGACTCATCCGAGAGCTCGCCGAGGTGGGCTCTCTTCATGACTCTTCACTCAAAATTCGCGCCAACCATACGCCAAAGATCGGCGACAGCATCGCGATTAATGGCGCGTGCCTCACGGTCGTCTCGCTTTTTGATGGGGGTTTTGAGGTGGAACTGAGCGAAGAGACACGCCGCAAAGTCGCCACTCAAAACTACCATGGCAGGGTCCACATGGAGCCCGCCATGAGACTTCAAGATCGCCTTGAGGGGCATATCGTGCAGGGCCATATTGATGGAATTGGAACTCTCACGAAAATTCAAAAACACCCCATGGGTAGCGACTTTTTCATCGAGGCTCCTTCGGAGGTGTTGCGCTACATTATCCCCAAAGGAAGTGTGGCTATTGATGGCGTGAGCCTCACGGTCAATGAGGTTTTAAGTGATTCTTTCCGACTCACCCTCATCCCTCATACGCTCACCTCCACCCTTTTTGGAGACTACTCCATTGGACGCAAGGTGAACATCGAGACCGATATATTGGTTCGCTCCATAGCCCATCTCTTAGGGAGAAGAGATTCTCTTTCGTGGGCAGAGGTCGATTCGATATTGATGAGCTACTAG
- a CDS encoding TatD family hydrolase, translating to MIDTHCHLDDASYKEDIAEVIERALSLGVERFVIPGADIEDLNRAQALSERFKEVYFAAGVHPYHAKEYDEKRLVEALKHPRCIAVGECGLDYYRLEGESEEREAEKALQKEVFLRQIALAKAHQKPLIVHIREASNDSFEMLWQHKEGLRGVLHCYNADAILLGLAPQDFYYGIGGVLTFKNARRLLEVLSKIPLDRLLLETDAPYLTPHPHRGSRNEPSYIPLVAQKMAEVLGKSVEEIQKVTDENAKCLFKELAS from the coding sequence TTGATTGACACCCACTGTCATTTGGACGATGCAAGCTATAAAGAAGATATCGCCGAGGTGATTGAGCGGGCCCTCTCTTTGGGGGTGGAGCGCTTTGTGATTCCTGGAGCAGATATTGAAGACCTAAATCGCGCCCAAGCCTTGAGCGAGCGCTTCAAAGAGGTCTATTTTGCTGCAGGGGTTCACCCCTATCATGCCAAAGAGTATGATGAGAAGCGTCTTGTGGAGGCGCTAAAGCATCCCCGATGTATCGCCGTGGGAGAGTGCGGGCTTGACTACTATCGCTTGGAGGGCGAGAGCGAAGAGAGAGAGGCAGAAAAGGCACTCCAAAAAGAGGTTTTTTTGCGCCAAATTGCTCTAGCTAAGGCCCATCAAAAGCCGCTCATCGTTCACATTAGAGAAGCCTCAAACGATAGCTTTGAGATGCTTTGGCAGCACAAGGAGGGGCTTAGGGGGGTTTTGCATTGTTACAACGCGGATGCGATTCTTCTAGGACTCGCCCCTCAAGATTTCTACTATGGAATTGGCGGGGTACTCACCTTTAAAAACGCTAGGAGACTTTTGGAGGTGCTCTCTAAGATTCCATTGGATCGACTTCTTTTGGAGACAGATGCCCCCTATCTCACCCCTCATCCCCATCGAGGAAGTCGCAATGAGCCAAGCTACATCCCTTTGGTTGCTCAAAAGATGGCGGAGGTTTTAGGGAAGAGTGTGGAGGAGATTCAAAAAGTGACCGATGAGAACGCTAAATGCCTATTCAAGGAGCTGGCGAGTTAA
- the serB gene encoding phosphoserine phosphatase SerB produces the protein MKLAVFDFDSTLMDGETIDILAHHYGVGEEVDRITKGAMEGGLDFYESLKRRVALLRGMELSLVEEICANLTLMEGAKELIQELKRRDYKVVVFSGGFKNATSKARETLGLDADFSNILHHKEGKLTGEVGGEMMFGSSKGEMMQTLQRLLGISPELTMAVGDGANDASMFPFAKQRVAFCAKPILREKANIIIEKKDLREILAHL, from the coding sequence ATGAAATTGGCGGTTTTTGATTTTGATTCGACGCTAATGGATGGTGAGACGATTGATATTTTGGCGCACCATTATGGCGTAGGGGAAGAGGTGGATAGAATCACCAAGGGGGCCATGGAGGGGGGCTTGGATTTTTATGAGAGCCTTAAGCGTCGCGTGGCACTTCTTAGGGGGATGGAGCTCTCTTTGGTTGAGGAGATTTGCGCCAATCTAACCTTGATGGAGGGAGCCAAAGAGCTTATTCAAGAGCTAAAGCGGCGTGATTATAAGGTGGTTGTCTTTAGCGGAGGTTTTAAAAACGCCACCTCTAAGGCGCGCGAAACCTTGGGGCTAGATGCTGATTTCAGCAATATTTTGCACCACAAAGAGGGAAAACTCACGGGAGAAGTGGGGGGCGAGATGATGTTTGGGTCATCCAAGGGCGAGATGATGCAGACGCTCCAGCGTCTTTTAGGAATCTCTCCCGAGCTCACGATGGCCGTGGGGGATGGAGCTAATGATGCCTCCATGTTTCCTTTTGCTAAACAGAGAGTCGCTTTTTGCGCCAAGCCCATTCTTAGGGAAAAGGCCAATATTATTATCGAAAAGAAAGATTTGCGCGAAATTCTTGCCCATCTTTAA
- the pth gene encoding aminoacyl-tRNA hydrolase, with amino-acid sequence MVLVVGLGNPGKTYESTRHNIGFRVIDALLERRSALNATKSTFKGELHKEGENLFLKPTTYMNLSGESALPVSTFYKPEKILVIHDDLDLPFGAIRLKRGGGNGGHNGLKSLDKLLGNDYYRLRIGIGKPPLGWEVADYVLARFSQEEEQELEERLFPHAKEAIESFLEGKMEWDRLVSRYSLKPSTPKEKV; translated from the coding sequence ATGGTGTTAGTTGTAGGGCTTGGGAATCCAGGCAAAACATACGAAAGCACCCGCCACAATATTGGATTTAGGGTCATCGATGCACTTTTAGAGCGTCGGTCGGCCTTGAATGCGACCAAGAGCACCTTTAAGGGTGAGCTTCACAAAGAGGGCGAGAACCTCTTTCTCAAGCCCACCACCTACATGAATCTCTCAGGAGAATCAGCCCTCCCCGTCTCCACTTTCTATAAGCCCGAAAAAATCCTTGTTATTCATGATGATCTTGATCTTCCCTTTGGAGCGATTCGCTTGAAGCGTGGAGGGGGGAATGGGGGGCATAATGGACTTAAATCGCTTGATAAGCTTCTAGGCAATGACTATTATCGACTGAGGATAGGGATTGGCAAGCCTCCTTTGGGGTGGGAGGTTGCTGATTATGTGTTGGCAAGATTTAGCCAAGAGGAGGAGCAGGAGCTAGAAGAGCGACTTTTCCCCCATGCCAAAGAGGCGATTGAGAGCTTCTTGGAAGGGAAGATGGAGTGGGATCGATTGGTTTCGCGCTACTCTCTTAAGCCCTCAACCCCCAAGGAGAAGGTGTGA
- a CDS encoding LptF/LptG family permease, with product MSLAFRFLGALYLKYFFILLLALETFFVGIDLLKFAEELPPSANLVVLFVVYDALYALNFILPIALVLAQILLFVVLLRTNELTALLSIGYSKRQITTPLLGIALLFTFGFIVLNATPFAYAKERVDTILDQGYVGNFKRELFVKYHDSYIYFDKIYPLLQKAEGVKVYRLEGDRVAQWIEAKEARFVDNHWRLNEAMVMTIPSELTLGGSPLEVEKVDFMEVLEGFRPRILDSIYERHGAVSIIDAIESMSLLLEQQVNSQKIRGILYSLVLFPFFAPLCMVLVAYYMPITMRYGNLAIIVFAAILGVLLFWGLFFALSRLSMSGFIHPEVSLLIPMILWTALALFFWRRLARL from the coding sequence GTGAGCTTAGCATTTCGCTTTTTGGGGGCGCTCTATCTTAAATACTTTTTTATCCTTCTTTTAGCCCTTGAGACCTTCTTTGTCGGAATCGATCTGTTGAAATTTGCCGAAGAGCTTCCCCCTTCAGCCAATTTAGTTGTTCTTTTTGTCGTCTATGATGCGCTTTATGCACTCAATTTCATTTTGCCCATCGCATTGGTGTTGGCGCAGATTCTTCTTTTTGTGGTGCTATTGCGCACCAATGAGCTCACCGCCCTCCTCTCTATTGGCTACTCCAAGCGCCAAATCACCACCCCTCTTTTGGGGATTGCCCTCCTTTTCACATTCGGATTTATTGTGCTCAATGCCACCCCCTTTGCCTACGCCAAAGAGAGGGTGGACACCATCCTTGATCAAGGCTATGTGGGCAACTTCAAGCGAGAGCTCTTTGTGAAATACCATGACAGCTACATCTATTTTGATAAAATCTACCCTCTTTTGCAAAAGGCAGAAGGGGTGAAGGTTTATCGCCTCGAAGGGGATCGGGTCGCCCAATGGATCGAGGCCAAAGAGGCACGCTTTGTGGATAATCATTGGCGCCTCAATGAGGCGATGGTGATGACCATCCCCTCTGAGCTCACACTTGGAGGCTCGCCTCTAGAGGTGGAGAAAGTCGACTTTATGGAGGTTTTGGAGGGGTTTCGTCCAAGGATTCTTGATAGCATTTATGAGCGTCACGGAGCAGTCTCTATCATCGATGCTATCGAATCGATGTCGCTTCTTTTGGAGCAACAGGTGAACTCCCAAAAGATTCGTGGAATTCTCTACTCTTTGGTGCTCTTTCCCTTTTTTGCTCCTCTGTGCATGGTGTTAGTCGCCTACTATATGCCCATCACGATGCGCTATGGGAATCTTGCTATTATCGTATTTGCCGCGATTCTTGGAGTTCTTTTGTTTTGGGGGCTCTTTTTTGCGCTCTCTAGGCTCTCCATGAGCGGGTTTATCCACCCTGAGGTGAGCCTTTTGATTCCGATGATTCTTTGGACAGCTTTGGCTCTCTTTTTTTGGAGACGACTCGCACGCCTGTAG
- a CDS encoding chemotaxis protein CheW produces the protein MDEMQEIMEDFLIEAFEMIEQLDQDLVELESNPEDLDLLNRIFRVAHTIKGSSSFLNFDVLTHLTHHMEDVLNKARHGELKLTPDIMDVVLESIDLMKALLSAIRDTGSDAKSGISIEKIVQRLDAVSKGQEVSVDSVSDTGIESSAEEMEADLDYANMSPEEIENEIERLLQKRQNEDRKRREQKRMNGEEDDIQAPLEMGEPEEKPIPNPTPKAEAPKIETPKAAPEEKKMKREKEPEENGLGGGAKTPATAVEQTIRVDVKRLDHLMNLIGELVLGKNRLIKIYDDVEERYEGEKFLEELNQVVSSISIVTTDLQIAVMKTRMLPIGKVFNKFPRMVRDLSRELGKNIELEISGEETELDKSIVEEIGDPLVHIIRNSCDHGIELPADRAALGKSEVGTIYLKAYNEGNHIVIEIKDDGKGLNAEALKSKAVERGMISEREADMMTDKEAFAIIFKAGFSTAKTVTNVSGRGVGMDVVKTNIEKLNGIIDIDSELGKGTTLKLKIPLTLAIIQALLVGVQEEYYAIPLASVLETVRVGQDEIYTVEGKSVLRLRDEVLSLVRLADIFGVDCVFENAEEAYVVVIGLAENKIGVIVDFLIGQEEIVIKSLGYYLKGTEGIAGATIRGDGKVTLIVDVAAMMQMAKRVKVSINKLIQETETRREKSAPSDYVILAVDDSTTDRAIMKKSLRPLGVTVIEAANGVEALDMIKAGDKQIDAVLIDIEMPKMDGYTLAAEIRKYNKFKNMPLIAVTSRTSKTDRMRGVESGMTEYITKPYSPEYLMNVVKRNINLNVEVESYE, from the coding sequence ATGGATGAGATGCAAGAAATAATGGAAGACTTCCTCATTGAGGCGTTCGAGATGATTGAACAGCTAGACCAAGATTTGGTCGAGCTAGAGAGCAATCCTGAGGATTTAGATCTTTTGAATCGAATCTTCCGTGTGGCGCACACCATCAAGGGATCTAGCTCCTTTTTGAATTTTGATGTACTCACCCATCTGACACATCACATGGAAGATGTCCTGAATAAAGCGCGACACGGTGAGCTTAAACTCACCCCTGACATTATGGACGTGGTTTTGGAATCTATCGACTTGATGAAAGCACTCCTCTCGGCCATTCGTGACACAGGAAGCGACGCCAAGAGTGGAATTTCCATCGAGAAAATCGTCCAAAGGCTGGATGCGGTCTCTAAGGGCCAAGAGGTGAGTGTCGATTCGGTTTCGGATACGGGAATAGAGAGTAGTGCAGAGGAGATGGAAGCAGATCTCGACTACGCCAATATGAGCCCCGAAGAGATTGAAAATGAGATCGAAAGGCTCTTGCAAAAGCGCCAAAATGAGGATCGCAAGCGACGAGAACAAAAACGAATGAATGGAGAAGAGGACGATATTCAGGCTCCCCTTGAGATGGGCGAACCCGAAGAAAAGCCCATTCCAAATCCCACTCCCAAAGCTGAAGCTCCAAAGATCGAAACCCCTAAAGCCGCCCCCGAGGAGAAGAAGATGAAGCGCGAAAAAGAGCCTGAGGAGAATGGATTAGGAGGGGGAGCCAAAACCCCTGCGACGGCTGTCGAGCAGACGATCAGGGTGGATGTGAAGCGATTGGATCACCTAATGAATCTCATCGGAGAGCTTGTTCTTGGCAAAAACCGCCTCATCAAGATTTATGATGATGTTGAGGAGCGCTATGAGGGTGAAAAATTCCTTGAAGAGCTTAATCAAGTCGTCTCCTCTATCTCTATTGTTACGACCGATTTGCAGATTGCGGTCATGAAGACTAGGATGTTGCCTATTGGCAAAGTCTTCAATAAATTCCCTCGCATGGTTCGTGACCTTTCTAGAGAGCTTGGGAAGAATATCGAGCTTGAGATCAGCGGTGAAGAGACTGAACTCGATAAATCAATCGTTGAGGAGATTGGCGATCCCTTGGTGCATATCATTCGAAACTCTTGTGACCACGGGATTGAGCTTCCGGCTGATCGAGCTGCATTGGGCAAGAGTGAAGTGGGGACAATCTATCTCAAGGCCTATAATGAGGGAAATCACATCGTTATTGAGATCAAAGACGATGGAAAAGGTCTCAACGCCGAGGCGCTGAAATCCAAAGCGGTAGAGCGTGGCATGATTAGCGAGAGAGAAGCGGACATGATGACCGATAAAGAGGCCTTCGCGATCATTTTCAAGGCAGGCTTTTCAACAGCTAAAACGGTCACTAACGTCTCAGGGCGTGGCGTGGGAATGGATGTGGTCAAGACCAACATCGAAAAGCTCAATGGAATCATCGATATCGACAGTGAGCTAGGCAAGGGAACCACGCTAAAGCTCAAGATTCCTCTCACGCTTGCCATCATTCAAGCCCTTCTAGTGGGGGTTCAAGAGGAGTATTACGCCATTCCTCTCGCCTCAGTTCTTGAGACCGTCCGCGTAGGGCAAGATGAGATCTACACCGTGGAGGGCAAAAGCGTCCTTCGTTTGAGGGATGAAGTGCTCTCTTTGGTGAGATTGGCGGATATCTTTGGGGTTGATTGCGTCTTTGAAAATGCCGAAGAAGCCTATGTGGTGGTGATCGGCTTGGCGGAGAATAAGATCGGGGTGATTGTTGACTTTCTTATTGGACAAGAGGAGATTGTCATCAAATCCCTGGGTTACTACCTCAAGGGCACAGAGGGAATTGCAGGGGCAACCATTCGAGGCGATGGAAAAGTGACCCTTATTGTGGATGTAGCGGCGATGATGCAGATGGCTAAGCGCGTGAAGGTGAGCATCAACAAGCTTATCCAAGAGACAGAGACTCGCAGAGAAAAGAGTGCTCCCAGTGACTATGTGATCTTGGCGGTGGATGATAGCACCACCGATCGCGCCATCATGAAAAAATCCCTTCGACCTCTTGGTGTCACCGTGATAGAGGCGGCCAATGGAGTCGAGGCGCTTGATATGATCAAAGCGGGCGACAAGCAGATTGATGCGGTTCTCATTGACATTGAAATGCCCAAGATGGATGGCTACACGCTAGCCGCAGAGATTCGCAAGTACAATAAATTCAAAAATATGCCCCTCATTGCGGTTACCAGTCGAACCAGCAAGACCGACCGAATGCGAGGCGTGGAATCGGGCATGACGGAATACATCACCAAGCCCTATTCGCCCGAATATCTAATGAACGTCGTCAAGCGTAACATCAACCTAAACGTGGAGGTCGAAAGCTATGAGTAG